In Oenanthe melanoleuca isolate GR-GAL-2019-014 chromosome 9, OMel1.0, whole genome shotgun sequence, the following are encoded in one genomic region:
- the LOC130256925 gene encoding basic proline-rich protein-like encodes MPSAAQTAARAAEQGGRAAATHICRAQKFILTGLQARTVRINRSSAAAELARPALPTGAPLTGRSPPHGRSPPHRPEIPLTGRRSPSPAGDPPHRPEIPLTGRRSPSPAGAPLTGRRSPSPAGDPPHRPEIPLTGRRSPSPAGDPPHRPEPPSPAGDPPHRPEILLTGRSPPHRPEIPLTGRRSPSPAGARHSPSSRRTCGPAAPQPSPTLGGSLPASPAPLPLAHSPTPGRPPPAPHSRPPPAFVAAAAEAFKALRRGEAGAAAEAGEAPPPARLPRRARGILLAIPAPRHRRGEERRQSPARRGAPRPGAGVAAGRQRGVARCRAPRDRAPRSRQQPR; translated from the exons ATGCCCAG CGCTGCCCAAACCGCGGCGAGAGCAGCGGAGCAGGGGGGACGGGCAGCCGCCACACACATCTGCCGTGCTCAGAAGTTTATACTGACGGGGTTACAAGCACGAACAGTAAGAATTAACAGAAGTTCCGCCGCAGCGGAGCTGGCCCGCCCCGCCCTGCCCACCGGAGCCCCCCTCACCGGCCGGAGCCCCCCTCACGGCCGGAGCCCCCCTCACCGGCCGGAGATCCCCCTCACCGGCCGGAGATCCCCCTCACCGGCCGGAGATCCCCCTCACCGGCCGGAGATCCCCCTCACCGGCCGGAGATCCCCCTCACCGGCCGGAGCCCCCCTCACCGGCCGGAGATCCCCCTCACCGGCCGGAGATCCCCCTCACCGGCCGGAGATCCCCCTCACCGGCCGGAGATCCCCCTCACCGGCCGGAGATCCTCCTCACCGGCCGGAGCCCCCCTCACCGGCCGGAGATCCCCCTCACCGGCCGGAGATCCTCCTCACCGGCCGGAGCCCCCCTCACCGGCCGGAGATCCCCCTCACCGGCCGGAGATCCCCCTCACCGGCCGGGGCACGGCACTCCCCGTCCTCCCGCCGCACCTgcggccccgcggcccctcAGCCCTCGCCCACCCTCGGTGGCTCCCTCCCCgccagcccggccccgctgcccctcGCCCACTCACCGACCCCcggccgcccgccgccggccccTCACTCCCGGCCGCCGCCCGCCTTTGTTGCCGCCGCGGCCGAGGCGTTTAAGGCGCTGAGGCGAGGGGAGGCGGGGGCCGCGGCTGAGGCGGGGGAGGCGCCGCCGCCAGCCCGGCTGCCTCGGCGGGCACGGGGCATCCTCCTCGCCATCCCCGCCCCTCGGCACCGCCGCGGGGAGGAGCGGCGGCAGTCCCCGGCACGGCGCGGTGCTCCTCGGCCGGGAGCGGGGGTGGCAGCGGGCCGGCAGCGAGGGGTCGCTCGGTGCCGCGCACCCCGGGACAGAGCGCCCCGCAGCCGGCAGCAGCCCCGGTGA